In Parasegetibacter sp. NRK P23, a single genomic region encodes these proteins:
- a CDS encoding phosphoribosylaminoimidazolesuccinocarboxamide synthase, translating to MSNFSFPRQTAFYKGKVRDVYTIGDDLLVMIASNRISAFDVILPRPIPYKGQVLNQIAAYMLKATEDICPNWLEASPAPNVSIGKKCMPFRVEMVVRGNLTGHAWRTYNSGLRELCGVPMPEGMKENDYFPTPIITPSTKAEVGHDEDISREAIIERGIVSEADYVQLEKYTLALFQRGKEIAAKRGLILVDTKYEFGKIGDTIYLMDEIHTPDSSRYFYADGYEERQQKGEKQKQLSKEFVREWLIANNFMGKEGQSVPEMSDEWIQTISQRYIELYEQVIGEKFVPEELSEEETFRRVVGYLGK from the coding sequence ATGAGTAATTTTTCCTTCCCCCGCCAAACAGCCTTCTACAAGGGTAAAGTACGTGATGTATATACGATTGGTGATGATCTGCTGGTGATGATCGCTTCGAACCGGATTTCGGCTTTTGATGTGATCCTTCCCAGGCCCATTCCTTATAAAGGACAGGTTTTAAACCAGATTGCTGCATACATGCTGAAAGCAACGGAAGATATTTGTCCCAACTGGCTGGAAGCATCTCCCGCACCCAATGTTTCCATTGGGAAGAAGTGTATGCCGTTTCGGGTAGAGATGGTGGTGAGAGGAAACCTCACAGGGCACGCCTGGCGCACCTACAATTCCGGTTTACGTGAATTGTGTGGTGTTCCGATGCCGGAAGGCATGAAGGAGAACGATTACTTCCCCACGCCCATCATTACACCTTCCACCAAAGCGGAAGTGGGACACGATGAAGATATTTCCAGAGAAGCGATCATCGAGCGCGGCATCGTTTCCGAAGCAGATTATGTTCAACTTGAAAAGTATACACTGGCCCTTTTTCAACGTGGCAAGGAAATCGCCGCCAAACGCGGACTGATCCTCGTGGATACCAAATATGAATTCGGTAAAATCGGCGATACCATTTATTTAATGGATGAAATCCACACACCCGATTCTTCCCGCTACTTCTATGCCGATGGTTATGAAGAGAGGCAACAAAAAGGTGAAAAGCAAAAACAACTGAGCAAAGAGTTCGTAAGGGAATGGCTCATCGCCAACAACTTCATGGGCAAGGAAGGACAATCCGTTCCTGAAATGAGTGACGAATGGATCCAAACGATTTCGCAACGCTACATTGAGTTGTACGAGCAGGTGATCGGCGAAAAATTTGTGCCGGAGGAGTTGAGTGAGGAAGAGACTTTCAGGCGCGTGGTGGGGTATCTGGGAAAGTAA
- a CDS encoding TonB-dependent receptor — MRKSLRYAFALMMTAFFSIAAIAQTATISGTVKHASNDETISAVSVTIKGSTIGTFTDDKGFFRLSTNQKPPFILVFSSIGFETKEVNVTSVTEELSVTITPGATIGEEIVVAASRLPERILESPVTVERVNAATIRNMPAPNFYEGMANLKGVDMTTSSLTFRTVSTRGFNGSGNLRFNQFIDGMDNQAPGLNFSVGNVIGMTELDVESVELLPGASSALYGSGGMNGTLLMNSKNPFRYQGLSFQIKQGAMHTDGSQRDISPYYDWAVRYGKAFNNKFAFKLSAQYIQARDWQAEDFRNLDRNNVFSAIKNGDRSSDPNYDGVNVYGDEVSFNMRTLSSIIVGTAQQQYVAQYMQATGNMPTATQIDAFLRSAGSGVSPFYLGLQNNLIPDQNVSRTGYNEPDMVDYGTYNVKLSGGLYYNITPNIEASLLAYWGTGTTVYTGADRYSLRNLKIGQYKAEVKGKNWFVRAYTTQENAGESYNTTALAAYINEAWKPSLSTSSAAALAGSWYPQYIGAYLQAVGSAAPNPHAVARAFADQGRYMPGSEAFESAYDRLRRVPISQQGALFVDKTDMWQYDAQLNLSEYVKFADVLVGGNYRQFILNSQGTLFNDDEGAIKIGEYGGFLQIQKKLLNDVLKLTGSVRYDKSKNFEGRFTPRFSAVVKVAEESHVRASFQTAYRFPSTQDQYIDLFTGTSTLIGGLAESIEKYNFASNAPYDAASVRRFRETLNPAVLVPYTFSPLKAETSNSYEIGYKGLYGKKFLIDMYAYYGIYKNFIGRVAVIQPQNNTPASIANLAIPARPFSNNFSYPQNSSDDVKSIGYGISMEYRMGKGYAFNGNFASDELNDVPDGLVTFFNTPKYRFNLGFGNPDFSNGFGFNVNYRWQDKVYWEGTFGTGNIPSYGTMDAQLSYRIPKTKNLFKVGASNMLNKYYRSAFGNPEVGGLYYVSFGYNVF; from the coding sequence ATGAGAAAGAGCCTCCGTTACGCCTTCGCTCTGATGATGACTGCCTTTTTCTCGATTGCCGCCATTGCGCAGACTGCCACCATCTCCGGAACCGTGAAGCATGCTTCCAACGATGAAACCATATCCGCAGTTTCCGTGACCATCAAAGGCTCGACGATTGGCACCTTCACAGACGACAAAGGTTTCTTCCGGTTATCCACCAACCAGAAACCTCCTTTTATACTTGTTTTCTCCTCCATCGGATTTGAAACAAAAGAAGTGAATGTAACCTCGGTTACAGAGGAACTCTCGGTCACCATTACCCCAGGCGCCACTATCGGTGAAGAAATTGTGGTGGCCGCGTCAAGGTTACCCGAACGTATACTCGAATCGCCGGTGACGGTGGAAAGGGTGAATGCCGCTACCATCCGGAATATGCCAGCGCCCAACTTCTATGAGGGTATGGCCAACCTGAAAGGGGTGGATATGACCACTTCGAGCCTGACCTTTCGCACCGTGAGTACCCGCGGTTTCAACGGCAGTGGTAATCTCCGTTTTAACCAGTTCATCGACGGGATGGACAACCAGGCTCCTGGACTGAACTTCTCCGTAGGTAACGTGATCGGTATGACCGAACTGGATGTGGAAAGCGTGGAGCTGCTGCCAGGCGCATCTTCCGCCCTCTATGGCTCCGGTGGTATGAATGGTACTTTGCTGATGAACAGTAAGAATCCGTTCCGCTACCAGGGGCTGAGTTTCCAGATCAAGCAGGGGGCCATGCACACGGATGGAAGTCAGCGCGATATCTCACCTTACTACGATTGGGCCGTGCGCTATGGAAAAGCCTTCAACAACAAATTCGCCTTCAAACTCTCCGCCCAGTACATTCAGGCCCGCGACTGGCAGGCTGAAGACTTCCGCAACCTGGATCGCAACAATGTGTTCAGCGCCATCAAAAATGGTGACCGCAGTTCGGACCCTAACTACGATGGGGTGAATGTGTATGGAGATGAAGTGTCCTTCAATATGAGAACGCTTTCTTCGATTATTGTGGGAACGGCGCAGCAACAATATGTCGCGCAATACATGCAGGCTACAGGAAATATGCCTACGGCCACTCAAATTGACGCGTTTCTCAGAAGCGCGGGAAGTGGTGTTTCTCCATTCTACCTTGGCCTTCAGAACAACCTTATCCCCGATCAGAACGTTTCCAGAACGGGTTACAACGAACCTGATATGGTGGACTACGGCACTTATAATGTGAAGCTCTCCGGCGGACTGTATTATAATATAACGCCCAACATTGAAGCTTCCTTACTGGCTTACTGGGGAACGGGCACAACAGTATACACGGGTGCCGACAGGTATTCGCTCCGTAACCTGAAAATCGGTCAGTACAAGGCTGAAGTAAAAGGAAAGAACTGGTTCGTGCGTGCATACACGACCCAGGAAAATGCGGGTGAATCTTACAATACTACAGCGCTTGCAGCGTATATCAACGAAGCCTGGAAGCCTAGTTTAAGTACCAGTTCAGCCGCCGCGCTCGCGGGTTCCTGGTATCCGCAATACATTGGCGCTTACTTGCAGGCCGTGGGCAGCGCCGCGCCCAATCCACATGCTGTGGCACGTGCGTTTGCCGACCAGGGACGCTATATGCCCGGATCTGAAGCATTTGAAAGTGCCTATGACCGGCTGAGAAGAGTACCCATTTCACAACAAGGTGCACTGTTCGTGGATAAAACCGATATGTGGCAATACGATGCGCAACTGAACCTGAGCGAATACGTGAAGTTTGCCGACGTACTTGTCGGTGGCAACTACCGCCAGTTTATCCTCAACTCGCAGGGTACATTGTTTAACGATGATGAAGGCGCTATCAAAATAGGTGAATATGGCGGCTTCCTTCAAATCCAGAAAAAACTGCTGAACGATGTGCTGAAACTTACCGGATCGGTGCGCTACGATAAGAGTAAGAATTTTGAAGGGCGCTTCACACCCCGCTTCTCGGCCGTGGTAAAAGTGGCGGAAGAAAGTCATGTGCGCGCCAGCTTCCAGACCGCCTACCGTTTCCCTTCGACGCAGGACCAGTACATCGACCTGTTTACCGGCACCTCCACCCTGATCGGTGGACTGGCTGAAAGCATTGAAAAATACAATTTCGCATCCAATGCGCCTTACGATGCGGCCAGTGTGCGTCGCTTCAGGGAAACGCTGAATCCTGCCGTTCTTGTGCCGTACACCTTCTCTCCGCTGAAAGCGGAAACATCCAACTCCTATGAAATTGGATACAAAGGATTGTATGGTAAGAAGTTCCTGATTGATATGTACGCCTACTACGGCATCTACAAAAACTTCATCGGAAGAGTGGCCGTGATCCAGCCCCAGAACAATACACCTGCTTCCATCGCCAACCTCGCCATTCCCGCCAGACCATTCTCCAACAATTTCTCCTATCCGCAAAACAGTTCGGATGACGTGAAATCAATCGGCTACGGCATCAGCATGGAATACCGCATGGGCAAAGGTTACGCCTTCAACGGCAACTTCGCCAGCGATGAACTCAACGATGTACCCGATGGACTCGTTACTTTCTTCAATACCCCCAAGTACAGGTTCAACCTGGGTTTCGGGAACCCTGATTTCTCCAATGGGTTCGGATTCAATGTAAATTACCGCTGGCAGGATAAAGTGTATTGGGAAGGTACCTTCGGAACAGGAAATATTCCTTCCTACGGTACTATGGATGCGCAGTTGAGTTATCGTATCCCGAAAACGAAGAATCTCTTTAAGGTTGGTGCCTCTAATATGTTGAATAAGTATTACAGAAGCGCTTTTGGTAATCCTGAAGTGGGTGGGCTATATTATGTGAGTTTCGGGTATAACGTGTTTTAG
- a CDS encoding NUDIX domain-containing protein encodes MPLFNVRVYGILINENKQVLVADEYIRGGYYTKFPGGGLEFGEGTRDCLAREFMEEMNLRVEVLEHLYTTDFFQMSAFNPQHQILSIYYKVKALEPITVALRDTPFDFDETQLKVYESKNEIETFRFIDWEMFSSASVTLPIDKVVAELLKKG; translated from the coding sequence ATGCCGCTTTTTAATGTACGTGTGTACGGTATTCTCATCAACGAAAACAAGCAGGTGCTCGTGGCCGATGAATACATCCGCGGCGGGTATTACACCAAGTTTCCCGGTGGTGGCCTGGAATTCGGGGAAGGAACCCGCGACTGCCTCGCCAGGGAATTTATGGAAGAGATGAACCTGCGCGTGGAAGTGCTGGAACATTTATATACCACCGATTTTTTCCAGATGAGCGCCTTCAATCCGCAACACCAGATACTGTCCATTTATTACAAAGTGAAAGCGCTGGAACCCATTACGGTAGCGCTTCGCGATACGCCTTTCGATTTTGATGAAACGCAATTGAAAGTGTATGAGTCCAAAAATGAAATTGAAACTTTTCGTTTTATCGACTGGGAAATGTTTTCCAGTGCATCTGTGACGTTGCCGATAGATAAGGTGGTAGCGGAGTTGCTGAAGAAAGGGTGA
- a CDS encoding magnesium transporter CorA family protein, giving the protein MIQYFKIVDSQTFAIDRAEKGAWVNVLPPLKQEEFTELSENLEIPLDFLTDSLDIDERTRFEEEDNVKLIVIKTPTENNSFNDSDAYYITIPICIILTHNQIVTVNSFENAAIKKFLNTFQNRHPDKRNMMVLKIFEKVVQNFLEYLKEINHRRNLLEQKLYDANRNEELLQLMRIQKSLVYFVTALRSNELLLVKLERTNFLGLNEEEKEFLNDLIVDNSQALEMANIYSNILTSTLDAFASIIANNQNEVLKRLSVITIVLSFPVLVASIYGMNVPIPYADSPFAFYIPVLLSLIISLVVGWFFLRKKIF; this is encoded by the coding sequence TTGATCCAGTATTTCAAGATAGTTGACAGCCAGACCTTCGCCATCGACCGCGCCGAAAAAGGCGCCTGGGTGAACGTATTGCCCCCGCTTAAGCAGGAAGAGTTTACCGAGCTGTCGGAGAACCTGGAAATACCGCTCGACTTCCTCACCGACTCACTGGATATCGATGAAAGAACACGTTTCGAAGAAGAAGACAATGTGAAACTCATTGTAATCAAAACACCTACCGAAAACAACTCTTTCAACGACAGCGACGCGTACTACATCACCATCCCGATCTGTATTATCTTAACCCATAACCAGATCGTGACCGTGAACTCCTTTGAGAACGCGGCCATCAAAAAGTTCCTCAATACTTTCCAGAACCGTCACCCCGATAAAAGGAATATGATGGTGCTGAAGATCTTCGAAAAAGTGGTGCAGAACTTCCTCGAATACCTGAAAGAAATCAACCACCGCCGCAACCTCCTGGAGCAGAAACTCTACGATGCCAACCGGAACGAAGAACTCCTGCAACTGATGCGGATACAAAAAAGCCTGGTGTACTTTGTGACAGCGCTCCGCTCCAACGAACTGCTGCTCGTAAAACTGGAACGCACGAATTTCCTCGGTCTTAATGAAGAAGAGAAAGAATTCCTGAACGATCTTATCGTAGACAATTCACAGGCCCTTGAAATGGCGAATATCTACTCCAACATCCTTACCAGTACACTGGACGCCTTCGCCAGCATCATCGCCAACAACCAGAACGAAGTGTTGAAAAGGCTTTCCGTGATCACGATCGTACTTTCATTCCCGGTACTGGTGGCCAGCATTTACGGCATGAACGTACCCATCCCCTACGCCGATTCTCCCTTCGCTTTTTATATTCCCGTATTGTTGTCCCTCATCATTTCACTGGTGGTGGGCTGGTTTTTCCTCCGTAAAAAAATATTCTGA
- the dapF gene encoding diaminopimelate epimerase translates to MHLSFYKYQGTGNDFVILDNRDGKYDTLSNEQVQFLCDRRFGIGADGLMLLNTKEGYDFYMKYYNADGRESTMCGNGGRCLVKFAWDLGLRKSKIHFLAVDGPHDAVVTEKGWVNLKMIDVHGVKEYFGDQILQTGSPHYVKIVPSADEINVFEEGRGIRYSKDFAADGINVNFLEITGDDSIRVRTYERGVEDETYSCGTGVTAAALVAAHNDNGFNRVEVSTKGGTLSVEYDKHGEEDFSNIWLCGPAERVFEGSISI, encoded by the coding sequence ATGCACCTCAGCTTCTATAAATACCAGGGTACCGGGAACGACTTTGTGATCCTCGACAACAGGGACGGTAAATACGATACACTCTCTAACGAACAGGTGCAGTTTCTTTGCGACCGCCGCTTCGGCATCGGGGCGGATGGACTGATGTTGCTGAACACTAAAGAAGGTTACGATTTTTACATGAAATATTACAACGCCGATGGCCGGGAAAGCACCATGTGCGGCAATGGCGGGCGTTGCCTGGTAAAATTCGCCTGGGACCTGGGGCTCCGGAAAAGCAAGATACATTTCCTCGCCGTTGATGGCCCGCACGATGCCGTGGTTACTGAAAAAGGCTGGGTAAACCTCAAAATGATCGACGTGCATGGCGTGAAGGAATATTTCGGTGACCAGATCCTCCAAACCGGCTCTCCGCATTACGTGAAGATCGTGCCCAGCGCGGATGAGATCAACGTATTCGAAGAAGGCCGCGGCATCCGTTACAGCAAAGACTTCGCTGCTGACGGCATCAACGTGAACTTCCTCGAGATCACGGGCGACGACAGCATACGGGTCAGAACTTACGAACGCGGCGTGGAAGATGAAACCTATTCCTGCGGAACAGGGGTAACAGCGGCAGCCTTGGTGGCCGCCCACAACGACAACGGCTTCAACCGCGTGGAAGTCTCTACCAAAGGAGGCACCCTCAGTGTTGAATATGATAAACATGGGGAAGAAGACTTCTCCAACATCTGGCTGTGCGGCCCGGCGGAAAGGGTATTTGAAGGAAGCATTAGTATTTGA
- a CDS encoding nucleoside phosphorylase, which yields MQRIGDSELIINARGAVYHLDLRPEELAPTVITVGDPDRVREVSKHFDKVEYTRQHREFVTHTGFIGDKSISVVSTGIGPDNIDIVLNELDALVNIDLETRTIRSEITTLDIIRIGTSGSLQEHIPADSFVASTHGLGLDNLLHFYRHEEHEEEKQLLQAFVTQTQLHHRVAHPYISGGAPGLLKKFVGEDFHHGITVTCPGFYGPQGRILRLGLAQPELINRLTSFSMGPHRITNFEMETSAIYGLGKMLGHRCLSLSAIVANRVAKTFTKDGQGLMEKLIKEALERICNP from the coding sequence ATGCAAAGGATTGGCGATTCCGAACTCATCATCAACGCACGCGGCGCCGTGTACCACCTCGACCTGAGGCCGGAAGAACTGGCCCCAACTGTTATTACCGTGGGCGACCCCGACCGGGTACGCGAAGTGAGCAAGCATTTCGACAAAGTGGAATATACCCGCCAGCACCGGGAATTCGTGACCCATACAGGGTTTATCGGCGACAAAAGCATCTCGGTTGTTTCAACCGGGATCGGCCCCGACAATATTGATATCGTACTCAACGAACTCGATGCGTTGGTGAACATCGACCTGGAAACACGAACCATCAGATCGGAAATCACCACGCTGGACATCATCCGCATCGGTACTTCCGGTTCGCTCCAGGAACATATTCCCGCAGATAGTTTCGTGGCCTCCACCCATGGGCTGGGCCTTGATAACCTCCTGCACTTCTACCGCCACGAAGAGCACGAAGAGGAAAAACAATTGTTACAGGCTTTTGTTACACAAACGCAACTGCACCACCGCGTGGCGCATCCTTATATTTCAGGTGGGGCACCGGGTCTGCTGAAGAAGTTTGTGGGGGAAGATTTTCACCATGGCATTACGGTTACCTGTCCGGGATTCTACGGTCCGCAAGGCAGGATCCTCCGCCTGGGGCTGGCACAGCCGGAACTGATCAACAGGCTTACCAGTTTCAGTATGGGGCCACACCGCATCACCAATTTCGAAATGGAAACATCGGCCATTTACGGGTTAGGGAAAATGCTCGGTCACCGCTGCCTTTCCCTCAGCGCCATCGTGGCCAACAGGGTAGCCAAAACCTTCACCAAAGACGGGCAGGGATTGATGGAAAAGCTGATTAAGGAGGCGTTAGAGCGAATCTGTAATCCATAA
- a CDS encoding DUF1553 domain-containing protein codes for MNIRTSRTIKLIIALAGIAVIAGIFFRDSRKVDYNAEVKPLLNKKCISCHGGVKQSGGFGLLTREQALQKTESGHPAIVPGDASASEFIKRLSHPDPESRMPMNADPLSKEEIALLEKWIDQGAHWDDHWSYLPVKKPEVPEPGFFSFFSPKKEWARNEIDFFTFDKMKEHGLEPSPEADQRTLLRRVSLDLTGLPLPEKAQAPFLADNSANAYEKLVDTLLNSPRFGERWAAVWMDLARYADSKGYERDGARPIWRYRDWLINAFNSDMPYNQFLVEQLAGDLLPDPTDAQYIATAFHRNTQTNDEGGTDNEEFRNAALMDRVNTTWEAVLGTTFSCVQCHSHPYDPFFHEDYYTFLAFFNQSGDEDSYEDYPVLRSFHGADSARADSLIAWMKQAYPKAQSGYWTKLLRTYQPAYNSVTCDDFNGAALLDTKWLGMSNNSTARLRKVNLDGARQLIVRYATGFKQAQWQIRLDSANGPILTTIQLPATKRWEIHRFDVPPVQGTHDLYFVYATPELKGNTESFGVNFSWFSFAPAFPADFPEEQYLALLNAPSEVVPVMVDFPQNMQRKSFLFERGNWLVKGKEVQANVPVYLGALKGNTPKTRLDMARWLTSTQNPLTARVMVNRLWEQLFGRGIVETVEDFGSQGFAPTHPELLDFLAWEFMHNHQWSIKKTLKKMVMSATYRQRAELRTADVEKDPDNRFLARGARVRLSAEQIRDQSLAVSGLLSYKMYGQSVMPYQPDGIWLAPWDGAKWTKSEGEDQYRRAIYTFWKRGSPYPSMIAFDGAARNVCSARRIRTNTPLQALVLLNDPVYVEAAEKLAEKMSQSGRQLKERIAAGYRMAMGKEISIEKRAVFEALYHKAINAVEGKGDEKEKEALKLVANALLNMDEFITKS; via the coding sequence ATGAACATCAGGACCAGCCGGACCATAAAACTTATTATCGCCTTAGCAGGCATTGCAGTTATTGCAGGGATTTTCTTCCGCGATTCCCGGAAGGTGGATTATAATGCAGAAGTGAAACCATTACTCAATAAGAAATGCATCTCTTGCCACGGCGGTGTAAAACAAAGCGGTGGCTTCGGACTGCTTACCCGTGAACAGGCGCTGCAAAAAACTGAAAGTGGTCACCCGGCCATCGTCCCCGGCGATGCTTCGGCCAGTGAATTCATCAAAAGGCTATCGCATCCCGATCCGGAATCCAGGATGCCCATGAATGCCGATCCGCTTTCCAAAGAAGAAATAGCCCTGCTGGAAAAATGGATCGACCAGGGCGCGCATTGGGACGATCACTGGTCGTACCTCCCTGTGAAGAAGCCTGAAGTGCCCGAACCGGGATTCTTTTCCTTCTTCTCCCCTAAAAAAGAATGGGCCCGCAATGAGATCGACTTTTTTACTTTCGATAAAATGAAGGAGCATGGCTTGGAACCTTCTCCCGAAGCGGATCAACGCACTTTGTTGCGGCGGGTGAGCCTCGATCTTACCGGGTTGCCGCTGCCTGAAAAAGCACAGGCTCCTTTTCTCGCAGACAATAGCGCCAACGCTTACGAGAAACTGGTGGATACATTGCTGAACTCACCCCGCTTCGGTGAACGATGGGCCGCGGTATGGATGGACCTCGCCCGTTATGCAGATTCCAAAGGGTATGAAAGGGATGGTGCCAGGCCCATCTGGCGCTACCGCGACTGGCTGATCAATGCTTTCAACAGTGATATGCCTTACAACCAGTTCCTGGTAGAACAACTGGCAGGCGACCTGCTGCCGGATCCCACCGATGCGCAGTATATCGCCACCGCCTTTCACCGCAATACACAAACCAACGATGAAGGCGGTACCGATAACGAAGAATTCAGGAACGCCGCACTCATGGATCGTGTGAACACCACCTGGGAAGCCGTTCTGGGTACCACTTTCTCCTGCGTGCAATGCCATAGCCACCCCTACGACCCCTTCTTTCATGAAGATTATTATACTTTCCTCGCTTTCTTCAACCAATCCGGAGACGAGGATTCGTATGAAGATTATCCGGTACTGCGTTCCTTTCACGGCGCAGACAGCGCTCGTGCCGATTCGCTGATTGCCTGGATGAAACAGGCGTACCCCAAAGCTCAATCCGGATACTGGACCAAACTCCTGCGTACCTACCAGCCCGCCTATAATTCAGTCACCTGCGACGATTTCAACGGTGCCGCCTTGCTGGATACAAAATGGCTGGGCATGAGCAATAACAGTACGGCCAGGTTGCGCAAGGTAAACCTGGACGGTGCCCGCCAATTGATCGTTCGGTATGCTACTGGTTTCAAACAGGCGCAATGGCAGATCAGGCTCGATAGTGCGAACGGGCCTATCCTCACTACCATACAACTTCCCGCCACCAAACGTTGGGAGATACACCGCTTTGATGTCCCGCCGGTGCAGGGCACGCATGACCTGTATTTTGTATATGCTACGCCTGAACTGAAAGGCAATACGGAAAGCTTCGGGGTAAATTTCAGCTGGTTCAGTTTTGCACCCGCTTTTCCGGCAGACTTCCCGGAAGAACAATACCTTGCTTTGCTGAATGCCCCTTCAGAAGTGGTTCCTGTTATGGTGGATTTTCCCCAAAACATGCAACGGAAAAGTTTCCTCTTTGAAAGAGGGAACTGGTTGGTGAAAGGAAAAGAAGTGCAGGCCAATGTACCGGTGTACCTGGGCGCCCTGAAAGGGAATACGCCCAAAACCAGGCTGGACATGGCCCGGTGGCTCACCAGTACACAAAACCCTTTAACGGCGCGTGTGATGGTGAACAGGTTATGGGAACAACTCTTCGGAAGAGGAATCGTGGAAACCGTGGAGGATTTCGGCTCACAAGGTTTCGCTCCCACACATCCGGAACTACTCGATTTCCTGGCCTGGGAGTTCATGCACAACCACCAATGGAGCATAAAGAAAACGCTGAAAAAAATGGTGATGTCGGCCACCTACAGGCAACGGGCGGAACTGCGTACCGCCGACGTGGAAAAAGACCCCGATAACCGTTTCCTGGCACGGGGCGCAAGGGTGCGGCTGAGTGCGGAACAGATACGGGACCAGTCGCTGGCCGTGAGTGGTTTATTGTCTTATAAAATGTACGGACAAAGTGTAATGCCTTACCAACCTGATGGCATCTGGCTGGCACCCTGGGACGGCGCGAAATGGACCAAAAGCGAAGGGGAGGACCAGTACAGGCGGGCCATCTATACATTCTGGAAGCGGGGCAGCCCATATCCTTCCATGATCGCTTTCGACGGGGCCGCGAGAAACGTATGCTCCGCACGTAGAATACGCACCAACACACCTTTACAGGCATTGGTATTGCTGAATGATCCCGTGTATGTGGAAGCGGCGGAAAAACTTGCGGAAAAGATGAGCCAAAGCGGCAGGCAATTGAAGGAACGCATCGCAGCCGGTTACCGTATGGCCATGGGTAAAGAAATTTCCATCGAAAAAAGAGCCGTGTTTGAAGCGCTTTACCATAAGGCAATCAATGCTGTGGAGGGGAAAGGAGATGAGAAAGAAAAGGAGGCGCTGAAACTGGTGGCGAACGCTTTGTTGAATATGGATGAATTCATTACAAAATCCTGA